A region from the Silene latifolia isolate original U9 population chromosome 7, ASM4854445v1, whole genome shotgun sequence genome encodes:
- the LOC141590775 gene encoding cysteine-rich receptor-like protein kinase 15 has protein sequence MGRIVFVLVSILITQFYINVDAQTYVESGCTGYYFNYTHGSAFEENLKHLLNNLILKSSSQKFYNTTVGVSPDKAYGIFHCRYDVGLAVCSACVNEARKKITQDCPLYGEGITWYQECMVRYADRNIFSTYESYPSFGFTNSINVSNYEDFAPILSKTMNELINNASSTSKYIAFGKTNWTVFETLYSFAQCTPDMDRFGCNTCLKSAFSQTAGCCSNTLSAMIYLPSCQLRYQMSPFLKDHSPTIINQVSPPSKKKGGMKMAIIIAIAVCAAVGLIVLALVLWLCLHRRRPNDAQSGLHDGTEKGMEDTLGDAECVQYDFNTLKIATGDFSAENMLGEGGFGIVYKGTLENGQHLAIKRLSVHTTGQGAQEFKTEARLLAKLQHRNLVKLVGFCSEGDEKMLVYEYMSNSSVDRFLFDPSKRPLLDWVTRHRIVMGIARGLQYLHEDSRLTIIHRDLKPGNILLDKEMNPKIADFGLARLFQGAEKFGNTARIVGTQGYMAPEYLITGDYSVKSDVYSFGIMLLEILSGQKNRTSKKSPQKEDLSIHAWRLWDEGRSFDLIDPVLYNDCSINEVTRCIQIGLLCVQANAEERPTMTAVVLMLTGSIDLPSPLPPSMSTQKYSTPIGYSGAQQSDPDHSSTKSFTMRTDMDHDLYPKPR, from the exons ATGGGAAGAATTGTGtttgttctagtatcaattttaatcacacaattttATATCAATGTCGATGCACAAACGTATGTGGAATCCGGTTGTACCGGGTACTATTTCAATTACACTCATGGTAGTGCATTTGAAGAGAATCTCAAACACCTTTTAAACAATCTCATCCTAAAATCCTCTTCTCAAAAATTCTATAATACCACAGTCGGTGTTTCTCCCGACAAAGCGTATGGCATTTTCCATTGTCGATATGACGTGGGCCTGGCCGTTTGTAGTGCATGTGTTAATGAAGCGAGAAAGAAGATAACTCAAGACTGCCCTTTATATGGTGAAGGTATCACATGGTACCAGGAGTGTATGGTGCGGTATGCAGACCGTAACATCTTCTCTACATACGAGAGTTATCCATCGTTTGGATTTACTAACTCGATCAATGTATCAAATTACGAAGACTTTGCTCCAATTTTATCAAAGACGATGAACGAGCTCATCAACAATGCTTCATCGACCTCAAAATATATTGCTTTCGGCAAAACCAATTGGACAGTGTTCGAAACATTGTATAGTTTTGCACAATGTACCCCTGATATGGATCGTTTTGGGTGTAATACTTGTCTCAAATCGGCTTTTTCCCAAACAGCCGGTTGTTGTAGTAATACTTTATCGGCGATGATCTACCTGCCTAGTTGCCAATTGAGGTATCAAATGAGTCCATTTTTGAAAGATCATTCACCTACTATTATAAATCAAG tgTCGCCACCAAGCAAGAAAAAAGGAGGGATGAAGATGGCAATTATAATAGCAATAGCTGTTTGCGCAGCGGTTGGATTGATAGTTCTAGCTCTTGTTTTATGGCTATGTCTGCATCGTAGGAGACCTAACGACGCACAAAGTGGGCTGCACGATGGTACTG AGAAAGGTATGGAAGATACTCTTGGAGACGCGGAATGTGTGCAATACGATTTCAACACACTGAAAATTGCAACAGGCGACTTCTCAGCGGAAAACATGTTGGGTGAAGGCGGATTTGGTATTGTATACAAGGGAACACTGGAGAATGGACAACATTTAGCCATTAAGAGGCTCTCCGTCCACACGACTGGCCAGGGTGCGCAGGAGTTCAAGACAGAGGCTCGCCTACTAGCCAAGCTTCAACACAGAAATTTGGTTAAGCTTGTGGGATTTTGCTCGGAAGGAGACGAAAAAATGCTTGTCTACGAGTATATGTCTAATTCAAGCGTGGATCGCTTCTTGTTCG ATCCAAGTAAGCGGCCTCTTTTAGATTGGGTGACACGACACAGAATTGTAATGGGGATCGCAAGAGGTCTTCAATACCTTCATGAAGACTCCCGGCTCACTATTATACATCGCGATCTTAAGCCTGGAAATATTCTTTTGGATAAGGAGATGAATCCAAAGATAGCTGACTTTGGCCTAGCAAGACTCTTTCAAGGCGCAGAAAAGTTTGGGAACACCGCTCGAATCGTTGGAACTCA AGGATACATGGCACCAGAATACTTGATAACGGGGGACTACTCCGTCAAATCCGATGTATATAGTTTTGGAATCATGCTTCTAGAGATTTTGAGTGGCCAGAAGAACAGGACATCAAAGAAGTCACCACAAAAGGAGGACCTCTCAATTCAT GCATGGCGATTATGGGATGAGGGGCGATCATTCGACTTGATAGACCCAGTATTGTACAACGATTGTTCAATTAACGAAGTGACGAGGTGCATTCAGATAGGATTGTTATGTGTTCAAGCAAATGCAGAGGAAAGACCCACAATGACTGCGGTGGTTCTCATGCTTACAGGTTCTATAGATCTACCATCGCCATTACCACCATCGATGTCCACCCAAAAATACAGCACACCTATTGGCTATAGTGGTGCACAGCAAAGCGACCCTGACCACTCTTCGACTAAGTCTTTCACCATGCGAACTGATATGGATCATGACTTGTACCCAAAACCAAGATGA
- the LOC141590776 gene encoding cysteine-rich receptor-like protein kinase 8 has translation MGIVVAVAVCTSVGLIILALLLWICLRQCRKHKVANVVPTTSPSGLHEAHDGTGKREAEILESIGDTELFVQYDFDTLKIATRDFSDENMLGEGGFGNVYRGTLTNGQYLAIKRLSGLTTAQDTRGMREFKKEARLLTKLQHNNLVRLVGFCSEGDEKLLVYEYMSNSNLDRVLSDPSMWSLLNWATRHHIIIGIARGLQYLHEDSRLIIHGDLKLGNILLDKRMNPKIAEFGIARLFEGADKAGNTVCIVGTQGYMAPEYLMTGDYSDKSDVYSFGIMILEIVSGQKNSISKKSPQKEDFPIHVWRLWDKARSLNLVDPVLKNNYSIDVLRCIQIGLLCVQANAEQRPAMTVVVRMLTDSIDLPLPSAPTHVHLSIQLAYSLPTK, from the exons ATGGGCATCGTTGTAGCTGTAGCGGTTTGCACATCGGTTGGATTGATAATTCTAGCTCTTCTTTTGTGGATATGTCTACGGCAGTGTAGAAAACATAAAGTAGCAAACGTTGTACCTACAACATCACCAAGCGGCCTTCATGAGGCGCATGATGGTACAG GGAAAAGGGAGGCTGAGATTCTAGAGAGCATTGGAGACACAGAATTATTTGTGCAATATGATTTCGACACTCTAAAAATTGCGACGAGAGATTTCTCAGATGAAAATATGTTGGGTGAAGGAGGGTTTGGTAATGTATACAGGGGAACACTTACGAATGGACAATATTTAGCCATAAAGAGGCTATCCGGCCTTACCACGGCACAGGACACGCGAGGCATGCGGGAATTTAAGAAGGAGGCTCGCCTACTAACCAAGCTTCAACACAACAATCTTGTCAGGCTTGTGGGATTTTGCTCTGAAGGAGACGAAAAGTTACTTGTTTATGAGTATATGTCTAATTCAAACTTGGACCGCGTCTTGTCTG ATCCAAGTATGTGGTCTCTACTGAATTGGGCAACGCGGCACCACATTATCATTGGGATTGCAAGAGGTCTCCAGTATCTTCATGAAGATTCCCGGCTTATTATACATGGCGACCTTAAACTCGGTAATATTCTATTGGATAAGAGAATGAACCCAAAGATAGCTGAATTTGGCATAGCAAGACTCTTTGAAGGTGCAGATAAGGCAGGGAACACTGTTTGCATTGTCGGAACTCA AGGATACATGGCACCAGAATACTTGATGACGGGGGACTACTCTGACAAATCGGACGTTTATAGTTTCGGAATCATGATTTTAGAGATTGTCAGCGGTCAAAAGAACAGCATATCTAAGAAGTCGCCACAAAAGGAGGACTTCCCAATTCAT GTATGGCGATTATGGGATAAGGCGCGATCACTCAACTTGGTAGATCCAGTATTAAAAAACAATTATTCGATTGATGTATTGAGGTGCATTCAGATTGGATTATTATGTGTGCAAGCAAATGCAGAGCAAAGACCCGCCATGACAGTAGTGGTTCGCATGCTTACCGACTCTATTGATCTACCATTGCCATCAGCACCAACTCATGTCCACCTATCAATACAACTTGCCTATAGCTTACCAACAAAGTGA